From Bordetella flabilis, the proteins below share one genomic window:
- a CDS encoding Bug family tripartite tricarboxylate transporter substrate binding protein, giving the protein MLHTPLTRRQALATLLAAGLAPLSRGVHAQDAYPSRPTTLMVGFSAGGAVDLVARQLGQVLGQQFGQTYVIENRAGATGTIAAEAVSRAKPDGYTLLLGTQSTMVVAPSMYPNLHFDPLKDFVPVSLIASVPLVLVVNPAVPLKTVQDVIQYAREKKGDLVYASSGLGGPQHVAMELFCAMAGVKMVHVPYKGEANAISDLLGNQVPLMFSNLPTLLPHIRSGKLRAIAVSSLQRADSAPEIPTVAESGLPGFEALTWFGLYAPAGTPQAAVTRLEQGVKTGLQDAALRDKLHSLGMTLVGSDSAAFRDYMVAESRKWGDLVRKAGIKPE; this is encoded by the coding sequence ATGCTGCACACCCCGCTGACCCGCCGACAGGCGCTGGCAACCCTGCTGGCCGCGGGCCTGGCCCCGCTGTCGCGCGGCGTCCACGCCCAGGACGCCTATCCCTCGCGTCCCACCACGCTGATGGTGGGTTTTTCCGCGGGCGGCGCGGTCGACCTGGTGGCGCGCCAGCTGGGCCAGGTACTGGGCCAGCAATTCGGCCAGACCTATGTGATCGAGAACCGCGCGGGCGCCACGGGCACCATCGCCGCCGAGGCCGTGTCGCGCGCCAAGCCGGACGGCTACACCTTGCTGCTGGGCACCCAGTCCACCATGGTCGTGGCGCCCAGCATGTACCCCAATCTGCATTTCGATCCGCTCAAGGATTTCGTGCCGGTCTCGCTGATCGCCTCGGTGCCGCTGGTGCTGGTGGTGAACCCGGCCGTGCCGCTGAAGACCGTGCAGGACGTCATCCAATATGCGCGCGAAAAGAAAGGCGACCTGGTCTATGCCTCGTCCGGCCTGGGCGGGCCGCAGCACGTGGCCATGGAACTGTTCTGCGCCATGGCTGGCGTGAAGATGGTCCATGTGCCGTACAAGGGCGAAGCGAACGCGATCTCCGACCTGCTCGGCAACCAGGTGCCGCTGATGTTCAGCAACCTGCCCACGCTGCTGCCGCATATCCGCAGCGGCAAGCTGCGCGCGATCGCGGTATCGAGCCTGCAGCGGGCCGACAGCGCGCCCGAGATTCCGACGGTCGCCGAGTCGGGCCTGCCCGGCTTCGAAGCCTTGACGTGGTTCGGCCTGTACGCGCCCGCCGGCACGCCCCAGGCGGCGGTGACGCGCCTGGAACAGGGCGTCAAGACCGGTTTGCAGGACGCCGCGCTGCGCGACAAGCTGCACAGCCTGGGCATGACGCTGGTGGGCAGCGACAGCGCCGCCTTCCGCGATTACATGGTCGCCGAAAGCAGGAAGTGGGGCGACCTGGTGCGCAAGGCCGGGATCAAGCCCGAATGA
- a CDS encoding ribonuclease activity regulator RraA encodes MTTQPAPLDPRIVQALSQVTTATLTTVLLKKGLRNVWIRGAARLRPDSPRLVGRAFTLRFVPAREDLATPASWSSPISTRAAIEAMPAGCIAIVDALGVTDAGIFGDILCARMRKRGVAALVTDGVVRDVDGVLGTGLPVWCSGAAAPPSVAGLTFVGWQEPISCGGVAVFPNDVLVLDADGAVLIPDALLEDVVQAAVEQEQQEAWIMEQVEGGAQLPGLYPPNAENQARYQAWREQRRQEQGAGKPA; translated from the coding sequence ATGACCACACAACCCGCTCCCCTGGACCCGCGCATCGTGCAGGCGCTGTCGCAGGTGACCACCGCCACTCTGACCACCGTGCTGCTCAAGAAAGGGCTGCGCAATGTCTGGATACGCGGCGCCGCCCGCCTGCGTCCGGATAGCCCGCGCCTCGTGGGCCGCGCCTTTACCCTGCGTTTCGTGCCCGCCCGGGAAGACCTGGCCACGCCGGCCTCCTGGTCTTCGCCGATTTCCACGCGCGCCGCCATCGAAGCCATGCCGGCCGGCTGCATCGCCATCGTCGACGCCCTGGGGGTCACCGACGCCGGCATCTTCGGCGACATCCTGTGCGCACGCATGCGCAAGCGTGGCGTGGCGGCGCTGGTCACGGATGGCGTGGTACGCGATGTCGACGGCGTGCTGGGCACCGGACTGCCGGTGTGGTGCAGCGGCGCCGCGGCGCCTCCGTCGGTGGCCGGCCTGACCTTCGTCGGCTGGCAGGAACCCATCAGCTGCGGCGGCGTGGCCGTGTTTCCCAACGACGTACTGGTGCTGGACGCGGACGGCGCAGTGCTGATCCCCGACGCGCTGCTCGAAGACGTCGTGCAGGCGGCCGTGGAACAGGAACAGCAGGAGGCGTGGATCATGGAGCAGGTCGAAGGCGGCGCCCAACTGCCCGGCCTGTACCCGCCCAATGCCGAGAACCAGGCGCGGTACCAGGCCTGGCGCGAACAACGCCGGCAGGAACAAGGCGCCGGCAAGCCGGCCTGA
- a CDS encoding SDR family oxidoreductase: MDLGLSGKTALVLGAGGGLGGAIARTLAAEGARVALADVKEDAAAQVAAEIAAAGGRALALQWDLADIAAVDAKVAAVETGLGPIDILVNNTGGPPPTPVSGQATDLWQAHFQSMVLSVIAITDRVLPGMRARKFGRVITSTSSGVVAPIPNLGLSNALRLSLVGWSKTLAQEVGRDGITANIVLPGRIATPRIRFLDEQRAQRENRAVEQVREQSVAAIPVGRYGDPQEYADAVAFLASTRASYITGSVIRIDGGLIASI, translated from the coding sequence ATGGACCTTGGACTTTCAGGCAAGACCGCCCTGGTATTGGGCGCCGGTGGCGGCCTGGGCGGCGCCATCGCCCGCACGCTGGCCGCCGAAGGCGCGCGCGTGGCGCTGGCCGACGTGAAGGAGGACGCCGCGGCGCAGGTCGCCGCCGAGATCGCCGCCGCCGGCGGCAGGGCACTGGCCCTGCAGTGGGACCTGGCGGACATCGCGGCGGTCGATGCCAAGGTCGCCGCGGTGGAAACCGGGCTGGGCCCCATCGACATTCTGGTCAACAACACCGGCGGACCGCCGCCCACGCCCGTATCCGGCCAGGCCACGGACCTGTGGCAGGCCCATTTCCAGAGCATGGTGCTGTCGGTCATCGCCATTACCGATCGCGTGCTGCCCGGCATGCGGGCGCGCAAGTTCGGCCGCGTCATTACCAGTACCTCGTCCGGCGTGGTCGCGCCCATTCCCAACCTCGGCCTGTCCAATGCCCTGCGCCTGTCGCTGGTCGGCTGGTCCAAGACCCTGGCGCAGGAAGTCGGCCGCGACGGCATCACGGCGAACATCGTGCTGCCGGGCCGTATCGCCACGCCGCGCATCCGCTTCCTGGACGAACAGCGCGCGCAACGCGAGAACCGCGCGGTCGAGCAGGTGCGCGAACAAAGCGTGGCCGCCATACCGGTGGGCCGCTACGGCGATCCGCAGGAGTACGCGGATGCCGTGGCCTTTCTGGCCAGCACCCGCGCCTCCTACATCACCGGTTCGGTGATCCGCATCGACGGCGGCTTGATCGCCAGCATCTGA
- a CDS encoding LysR family transcriptional regulator codes for METRFLDSFVMVAECGSMAEAARRMSITPTALAQRIRALEREFGLPLFTRSGRFVRITEGGARLLARARHFQRELRQLKAATSAEGFPGGLRIGTIRTALTNVMPEWLTALARRYPELDATLEIGASHDLYHQVAAGKLDAALIVEPPFRVPKSFGWHGLRVEPLVLLAPRGKAGADPDALLASEPFLRYDRRTWGGLLADQYLRRRALVPRERFEMDSPDGIAMLVGRGLGISLVPDCYAPGTLPASVVAVPLPGSRLARRLGMLWPAGSPYGRLFESLTGPASASA; via the coding sequence TTGGAGACCCGGTTCCTGGACAGTTTCGTCATGGTCGCCGAATGCGGCTCGATGGCGGAGGCCGCGCGCCGCATGAGCATCACGCCCACCGCGCTGGCGCAGCGCATCCGCGCGCTGGAGCGGGAGTTCGGGCTGCCGCTCTTCACGCGTTCCGGACGTTTCGTGCGCATCACGGAAGGGGGCGCGCGCCTGCTGGCGCGGGCGCGGCACTTCCAGCGCGAGCTGCGCCAGCTGAAGGCGGCGACGTCGGCGGAGGGTTTCCCCGGCGGACTGCGCATCGGCACCATCCGCACCGCCTTGACGAATGTGATGCCGGAATGGCTGACGGCCCTGGCGCGCCGCTATCCGGAACTGGACGCCACGCTGGAAATCGGTGCGTCGCACGACCTGTACCACCAGGTCGCGGCCGGCAAGCTGGACGCGGCGCTTATCGTCGAGCCGCCGTTCCGCGTGCCCAAGTCATTCGGCTGGCATGGCCTGCGCGTGGAGCCCCTGGTGCTGCTGGCCCCGCGCGGCAAGGCAGGGGCGGACCCGGATGCCCTGCTCGCCAGCGAGCCCTTCCTGCGGTACGACCGGCGAACCTGGGGCGGCCTGCTGGCGGACCAGTATCTGCGCAGGCGGGCGCTGGTGCCGCGCGAACGGTTCGAGATGGATTCGCCCGACGGCATCGCCATGCTGGTCGGCCGCGGGCTGGGGATTTCGCTGGTGCCGGACTGCTACGCCCCGGGCACCCTGCCCGCCAGCGTGGTGGCGGTGCCGCTGCCGGGCAGCCGGCTGGCGCGGCGCCTGGGCATGTTGTGGCCGGCCGGCTCCCCGTATGGGCGCCTGTTCGAAAGCCTGACCGGCCCGGCCAGCGCGAGTGCCTAG
- a CDS encoding PsiF family protein codes for MLFRNRTLILAASALAFSASAALAQTSPAKTPTPQQQRMAECSAANKGKTGDDYKSSMSSCLKGEKPAASLTPQQQRMKDCNAQAGKQSLAGDQRKAFMSSCLKGKS; via the coding sequence ATGCTTTTCCGCAATCGCACCCTGATCCTTGCCGCGTCCGCCCTGGCATTCAGCGCCTCGGCCGCCCTCGCCCAGACATCGCCGGCCAAGACGCCGACGCCGCAGCAGCAGCGCATGGCCGAATGCAGCGCCGCGAACAAGGGCAAGACCGGCGACGACTATAAATCGTCCATGAGCAGCTGCCTGAAAGGCGAAAAACCGGCCGCCAGCCTGACGCCGCAGCAGCAGCGGATGAAGGACTGCAACGCCCAGGCCGGCAAGCAGTCGCTCGCCGGCGACCAGCGCAAGGCCTTCATGAGCAGTTGCCTGAAGGGCAAGAGCTAG
- a CDS encoding ABC transporter substrate-binding protein, whose product MKLRSIAVSALAALSLTAAAVANAQTVVKVGSTPTGSPFTFLDTKTNSIEGVMVDIIKAVGKQAGFEVQIEPMAFSALIGSLTSKRIDLVSAAMFITPQRQQVVSFSDPVYTYGEGLMVPKSDTKQYKSFDDMKGMTVGVQVGTAFVEPIQKSGVFKEVKLYDNPPDMMRDANAGRIQGGFMDYPIAAYTLKQGNYPNLHMVDSYQPKVTGSVGIAARKDDTELVNKVNAALKVLKANGTLDGILKKWGLNGA is encoded by the coding sequence ATGAAGCTGAGATCCATCGCCGTATCCGCGCTGGCCGCGCTGTCCTTGACCGCCGCGGCCGTGGCAAATGCCCAGACCGTGGTGAAAGTGGGGTCCACGCCCACCGGCAGCCCCTTCACCTTCCTGGACACCAAGACCAATAGCATCGAAGGCGTCATGGTGGACATCATCAAGGCGGTCGGCAAGCAGGCCGGCTTCGAGGTGCAGATCGAGCCGATGGCGTTCTCCGCGCTGATCGGCTCGCTGACCTCCAAGCGCATCGACCTGGTCTCGGCCGCGATGTTCATCACGCCGCAACGGCAGCAGGTGGTCAGTTTTTCCGACCCTGTGTACACCTACGGCGAAGGGCTGATGGTGCCGAAGAGCGACACCAAGCAATACAAGTCCTTCGACGATATGAAAGGCATGACGGTGGGCGTGCAGGTGGGCACCGCCTTTGTCGAGCCTATCCAGAAAAGCGGCGTCTTCAAGGAGGTCAAGCTGTACGACAATCCGCCGGACATGATGCGCGACGCCAACGCAGGCCGCATCCAGGGCGGCTTCATGGACTACCCGATCGCCGCGTACACCCTGAAGCAGGGCAACTATCCCAACCTGCACATGGTCGACAGCTACCAGCCCAAGGTCACCGGCAGCGTGGGCATCGCCGCGCGCAAGGACGACACGGAGCTGGTCAACAAGGTGAACGCCGCGCTGAAGGTCCTGAAGGCCAACGGAACGCTCGACGGCATTCTGAAGAAGTGGGGCCTGAACGGCGCGTGA
- a CDS encoding amino acid ABC transporter permease — translation MLGQFFQDSAEYLPILLQGAKLTILVTAGSLALSTLLGLVWALMRVSGIKALAKFSAGLINVLRGIPIIVLLFYIYFVMPDAGLSLTAVQAAIIGLGIAYSAYQAENFRAGIEAIDRGQIEAAMAMGMSWSLTMRRVVLPQAVRIVLPPYGNIMIMMLKDSSQASTITVAELALQGKLIAVSTFKNATVFTLVALMYLVMCVPLILFVRHLEKRNAVK, via the coding sequence ATGTTAGGGCAATTTTTTCAGGACTCGGCGGAATACCTCCCCATCCTGCTGCAGGGCGCCAAGCTGACCATCCTGGTCACCGCCGGCTCGCTGGCGCTGTCGACCTTGCTGGGCCTGGTATGGGCGCTGATGCGGGTGTCGGGCATCAAGGCCCTGGCCAAGTTCAGCGCGGGACTGATCAATGTGCTGCGTGGCATCCCGATTATCGTCCTGCTGTTCTATATCTATTTCGTCATGCCGGACGCCGGCCTTTCGCTGACGGCGGTGCAGGCCGCCATCATCGGCCTGGGCATCGCCTATTCCGCCTACCAGGCGGAGAATTTCCGCGCCGGCATCGAGGCCATCGACCGCGGCCAGATCGAGGCGGCCATGGCGATGGGCATGAGCTGGAGCCTGACCATGCGCCGCGTGGTGCTGCCGCAGGCCGTGCGCATCGTGCTGCCGCCCTACGGGAACATCATGATCATGATGTTGAAGGACTCCTCGCAGGCCTCGACGATCACGGTGGCCGAACTGGCGCTGCAAGGCAAGCTGATCGCGGTGTCTACCTTCAAGAACGCGACCGTATTCACGCTGGTCGCGCTGATGTACCTGGTGATGTGCGTGCCGTTGATCCTGTTCGTGCGCCACCTCGAAAAGAGGAATGCAGTCAAATGA
- a CDS encoding amino acid ABC transporter ATP-binding protein, which yields MIVMRGVRKRFGALEVLKGIDAEVAKGEVVCVIGPSGSGKSTILRCINGLERYEEGEIAIDGQRVDSNAASIVSIRTQVAMVFQRFNLFPHRTALENVIEGAIHVKGEARGPATERGQALLASVGLADKAQAYPAQLSGGQQQRVAIARALAMQPKAILFDEPTSALDPELVGDVLGVMRKLAEAGMTMVVVTHEISFAREVADRVLFLDGGVVVEEGPAREVLNHPQHPRTQDFLRRVLHPM from the coding sequence ATGATCGTCATGCGGGGCGTGCGCAAGCGTTTCGGGGCGCTGGAGGTATTGAAGGGCATCGACGCCGAGGTCGCCAAGGGCGAGGTGGTCTGCGTGATCGGGCCGTCGGGTTCGGGCAAGTCGACGATACTGCGCTGTATCAACGGCCTGGAGCGCTACGAGGAAGGCGAGATCGCCATCGATGGCCAGCGCGTGGACAGCAATGCCGCGTCCATCGTCTCGATCCGTACCCAGGTGGCCATGGTATTCCAGCGCTTCAATCTGTTCCCGCACCGCACGGCGCTGGAGAACGTGATCGAGGGCGCCATCCACGTCAAGGGCGAAGCGCGCGGGCCCGCCACCGAACGCGGGCAGGCCCTGCTTGCCAGCGTGGGCCTGGCCGACAAGGCGCAGGCCTATCCTGCCCAATTGTCCGGCGGGCAGCAGCAGCGCGTGGCCATCGCGCGGGCGCTGGCCATGCAGCCCAAGGCCATCCTGTTCGACGAGCCGACCTCGGCGCTGGACCCGGAACTGGTGGGCGATGTGCTGGGCGTAATGCGCAAGCTGGCCGAGGCCGGCATGACCATGGTCGTCGTCACGCACGAAATCAGCTTCGCCCGCGAGGTGGCCGACCGCGTCCTGTTCCTCGACGGCGGGGTGGTGGTGGAAGAGGGGCCGGCGCGCGAGGTGTTGAATCATCCCCAGCATCCCCGCACGCAGGATTTCCTGCGCCGCGTGCTGCATCCCATGTAA
- a CDS encoding NAD(P)/FAD-dependent oxidoreductase: protein MPQEPFPLAPSLWAATAAPAPATVPLQESTRADVLVIGAGYAGLSTALHLAERGVDALVLEAREIGFGGSGRNGGQVIPGLKYDPDELMARYGPERGAQVLRFAAGTADAVFDLIERHGMDVPRVRAGWIQGAHTRAALELAQRRAAQWTRHGADVQALDRAQVAARLGTGKYLGGWLDRRAGTIQPLSYVRGLARAAMRAGARLHTDSPVRALRREAGKWVAATASGATVTADRVILCTNAYGADLWPGLKPTIIDANTFQVATQPLPDDVRASILPQGQVCSDTRNLLLYFRLDHQGRLLMGGRGPFREPKGPQDWRHLERVMVKMFPQVAGIPFEYRWCGRVAITRDYLPHLHEPAPGVLIDIGCQGRGVGLQTAMGQAMARYVAEGDQAALPVPLTPIKPFPLYGLRRVYVNAVVTWYRLTDGGV from the coding sequence ATGCCGCAGGAACCCTTTCCGCTTGCGCCGTCATTGTGGGCAGCCACCGCGGCGCCCGCGCCCGCGACCGTGCCGTTGCAGGAATCCACGCGCGCGGACGTGCTGGTGATCGGCGCCGGATACGCGGGTCTCAGCACCGCGCTGCACCTGGCCGAGCGCGGCGTGGACGCCCTGGTGCTGGAAGCCCGCGAGATCGGCTTCGGGGGCTCCGGCCGGAACGGCGGACAAGTCATTCCCGGCCTGAAATACGATCCCGACGAGCTCATGGCACGCTACGGTCCGGAGCGCGGAGCGCAGGTCCTGCGCTTCGCGGCAGGCACGGCCGACGCGGTGTTCGACCTGATCGAACGGCATGGCATGGACGTGCCGCGCGTGCGCGCGGGCTGGATCCAGGGCGCGCATACCCGCGCGGCGCTGGAGCTGGCGCAGCGCCGCGCGGCGCAATGGACCCGGCACGGGGCCGATGTCCAGGCGCTGGATCGCGCGCAGGTTGCCGCGCGGCTGGGCACCGGCAAGTACCTGGGCGGCTGGCTCGACCGCCGTGCCGGCACCATCCAGCCGCTGAGCTACGTGCGCGGACTGGCGCGCGCCGCCATGCGGGCCGGCGCACGCCTGCATACGGACAGCCCGGTGCGCGCACTGCGCCGCGAGGCCGGCAAATGGGTGGCGGCCACGGCGTCCGGCGCCACGGTGACGGCGGACCGGGTGATCCTGTGCACCAATGCCTATGGCGCGGACCTGTGGCCGGGCCTGAAGCCGACCATCATCGACGCCAATACCTTCCAGGTGGCCACGCAGCCGCTGCCGGACGACGTGCGCGCCAGCATCCTGCCGCAGGGCCAGGTGTGCTCGGACACGCGCAACCTGCTGCTGTACTTCCGCCTGGACCACCAGGGCCGGTTGTTGATGGGCGGGCGCGGGCCCTTCCGCGAGCCGAAGGGCCCGCAGGACTGGCGCCACCTCGAGCGCGTGATGGTGAAGATGTTTCCGCAGGTCGCCGGCATTCCTTTCGAATACCGCTGGTGCGGCCGGGTGGCCATCACGCGCGACTACCTGCCGCACCTGCACGAACCGGCGCCGGGCGTGCTGATCGACATCGGTTGCCAGGGGCGCGGCGTGGGGCTGCAGACCGCCATGGGACAGGCCATGGCGCGGTACGTGGCGGAGGGCGACCAGGCCGCCTTGCCCGTCCCGCTCACGCCGATCAAGCCTTTTCCGCTGTATGGCTTGCGACGCGTCTATGTGAACGCGGTCGTGACCTGGTACCGGCTGACGGACGGAGGCGTTTGA
- a CDS encoding ABC transporter permease, which produces MTRRRGPIPWARTLHRAFVALMYFFMLCPLIFVVWLSFFKDAILYFPPSGYTLQWYLKAWDNDAFANGFLFSLQVALLAAACGVAVGVMAALGIIRYRFAGAAWVNTVLLSPLLVPGIVAGIAIYLFYLRAENLLDMDVVGTYGGLVIAHVCLTIPWTVRLVSASMAGLDPSIEEAARNLGASGRVAFLRITLPMLRPAIVAAALFSFIVSFENLELSLSLVGPGRTTLPIAIMQYLEFNLDPTIAAVSSVQIVLLGIIMLVTDRFVKLSQVV; this is translated from the coding sequence ATGACGCGGCGCCGCGGCCCCATCCCCTGGGCGCGCACCCTGCATCGCGCCTTCGTCGCGCTGATGTATTTCTTCATGCTGTGCCCGCTGATCTTCGTGGTCTGGCTGAGTTTCTTCAAGGACGCGATCCTGTACTTCCCGCCGTCCGGCTACACGCTGCAGTGGTACCTCAAGGCCTGGGACAACGACGCCTTCGCCAACGGCTTCCTGTTCAGCCTGCAGGTCGCCCTGCTGGCCGCCGCGTGCGGCGTGGCGGTCGGCGTCATGGCGGCCCTGGGCATCATCCGGTACCGCTTCGCGGGCGCGGCGTGGGTCAATACGGTGCTGCTTTCGCCACTGCTGGTGCCGGGCATCGTCGCCGGCATCGCCATCTACCTGTTCTACCTGCGTGCCGAGAACCTGCTGGACATGGATGTGGTCGGCACCTATGGCGGGCTGGTCATCGCCCATGTCTGCCTGACCATCCCGTGGACCGTGCGCCTGGTATCGGCCAGCATGGCGGGCCTGGATCCGTCCATCGAGGAAGCCGCGCGCAACCTGGGCGCCAGCGGCCGCGTGGCCTTCCTGCGCATCACCCTGCCGATGCTGCGGCCGGCCATCGTGGCGGCCGCGCTGTTCAGCTTCATCGTGTCCTTCGAAAACCTGGAATTGTCCCTGTCGCTGGTGGGACCGGGCCGCACCACGCTGCCCATCGCCATCATGCAATACCTGGAATTCAACCTGGACCCGACCATCGCGGCCGTGTCGTCCGTGCAGATCGTGCTGCTGGGAATCATCATGCTGGTGACCGATCGCTTCGTAAAACTAAGCCAGGTAGTGTGA
- a CDS encoding ABC transporter ATP-binding protein yields MAQVALENLHKQFGSAVAVADFSLDIADGELVTFLGPSGCGKTTTLRMIAGFIEPSAGTIRIGGKDVTSLPVHKRDTGMVFQRYALFPHMTVAQNIAFGLEMHKVPAGERDARIREVLDMVRMTALRDRYPRQLSGGQQQRVAIARALAIQPKVFLLDEPLSNLDAKLRLEVREEIRALQRRLGLTTIFVTHDQEEALAIADRMAIMHDGKVQQVGTPQALYERPANLFVADFLGKMNFFKGNLAERGIFGTASGARIHVEDGPAAAAHMGVRPERVRLASAPSGRNALPGAVESTVYMGAQLEVRVKLESGEAICCQLPNSAGHDGASTRIGSRVYACFEPADCVMFAP; encoded by the coding sequence ATGGCCCAGGTCGCACTCGAAAATCTGCACAAGCAGTTCGGCTCCGCCGTCGCGGTGGCCGACTTTTCCCTGGATATCGCCGACGGCGAACTGGTGACCTTCCTGGGGCCGAGCGGTTGCGGCAAGACCACCACCCTGCGCATGATCGCCGGCTTCATCGAGCCATCCGCGGGCACCATACGGATCGGCGGCAAGGACGTGACGTCGCTGCCCGTGCACAAGCGCGACACCGGCATGGTGTTCCAGCGCTATGCGCTTTTCCCGCACATGACGGTGGCGCAGAACATTGCGTTCGGCCTGGAGATGCACAAGGTGCCGGCCGGCGAGCGCGACGCGCGCATCCGCGAGGTCCTGGACATGGTGCGCATGACGGCGCTGCGCGACCGCTATCCGCGCCAGTTGTCGGGCGGCCAGCAGCAGCGGGTTGCCATTGCGCGTGCGCTGGCCATCCAGCCCAAGGTGTTCCTGCTGGACGAACCGCTGTCCAACCTGGACGCCAAGCTGCGCCTCGAAGTACGGGAGGAAATCCGCGCCCTGCAGCGGCGTCTGGGGCTGACGACCATCTTCGTGACGCACGACCAGGAAGAGGCCCTTGCCATCGCCGACCGCATGGCCATCATGCATGACGGCAAGGTGCAGCAGGTGGGCACGCCGCAGGCGCTGTACGAGCGCCCCGCGAACCTGTTCGTGGCCGACTTCCTGGGCAAGATGAATTTCTTCAAGGGCAATCTGGCGGAGCGGGGGATATTCGGCACGGCGAGCGGGGCTCGCATCCACGTGGAGGACGGGCCGGCGGCCGCCGCGCATATGGGCGTGCGCCCGGAACGGGTGCGCCTGGCGTCCGCGCCCAGCGGCCGCAACGCCCTGCCGGGCGCGGTGGAGTCCACCGTCTACATGGGCGCCCAGCTGGAGGTCCGCGTCAAGCTGGAAAGCGGCGAGGCGATCTGCTGCCAACTGCCCAACAGCGCCGGGCACGATGGCGCGTCGACCCGCATCGGGTCACGCGTGTACGCCTGCTTCGAGCCGGCGGATTGCGTGATGTTCGCACCATGA
- a CDS encoding ABC transporter permease — protein sequence MSATVMRPALGGARQSRGMGAGLAFPASLVVIVVIMVPLLMLARYSFNHFDPAEMMQQAFTGENYVRFFADPYYRGVFMTTIGVAALCTVLALVLGFPVAYFLAKTTSRYKSLFIILLVFPLLVGNVVRAAGWMVILGNAGVVNTVLKGLGLVTESVQLMYTPAAVVIGTTAVVMPYLILTLQSVLEGIDFSVEEAARNLGADFFTTFRRVVLPIAAPGVAAGTMLVFILCMNAYATPVLLGGTGLTMMAPALYDQITRASNWPFGSAMALILVCATLVMAVLSNWLIHRRYVRTMSS from the coding sequence ATGAGCGCCACCGTGATGCGACCGGCCTTGGGCGGCGCCCGCCAGTCGCGCGGGATGGGCGCCGGCCTGGCCTTCCCGGCGTCCCTGGTGGTGATCGTCGTCATCATGGTGCCCCTGCTGATGCTGGCGCGGTACAGCTTCAACCATTTCGATCCGGCCGAAATGATGCAGCAGGCCTTTACCGGCGAAAACTATGTGCGGTTTTTCGCGGATCCCTATTACCGCGGCGTTTTCATGACGACGATAGGCGTGGCCGCGCTGTGTACCGTGCTGGCCCTGGTGCTGGGATTTCCGGTGGCGTACTTCCTGGCCAAGACGACCAGCCGCTACAAGAGCCTGTTCATCATCCTGCTGGTCTTCCCCCTGCTGGTCGGCAATGTCGTGCGCGCGGCGGGGTGGATGGTGATATTGGGCAATGCCGGCGTGGTGAACACGGTGCTGAAGGGCCTGGGCCTGGTCACGGAGTCCGTGCAACTGATGTACACGCCGGCCGCCGTGGTGATCGGCACGACGGCCGTGGTGATGCCATACCTGATCCTGACCCTGCAAAGCGTGCTGGAAGGCATCGACTTTTCGGTGGAAGAAGCGGCGCGCAACCTGGGCGCCGATTTCTTCACCACCTTCCGGCGCGTGGTGCTGCCCATCGCGGCGCCCGGCGTCGCGGCGGGCACCATGCTGGTGTTCATCCTGTGCATGAACGCCTACGCCACGCCGGTGCTGCTGGGCGGCACGGGACTGACCATGATGGCGCCTGCCCTGTACGACCAGATCACGCGGGCATCGAACTGGCCCTTCGGGTCCGCCATGGCGCTGATCCTGGTGTGCGCCACGCTGGTCATGGCCGTGCTGTCGAACTGGCTGATCCACCGCCGCTATGTGCGCACCATGTCGTCCTGA